In Thiohalophilus sp., a genomic segment contains:
- a CDS encoding OmpP1/FadL family transporter: MKPTRNSLRIAALATAFVFVSLSAHATNGYQLIGIGSYQKSLGGAVTANPGSAMTAVSNPAGMARVGARADFSMEAFMPDRPVDFTASGGNVADSAVDIYGVPAIGWTAPTSEGSEVYFGGGMYGTSGMGVDYAPTTTMPGQDWDGYSNVSFWQMAPGFAWNVNERYSVGVTLNLDYQSIAFKQRDSFRNINFDLARGASGFGLGFGLGLLYDVNDQLTVGFNYKSKQHFSPMEYQLAEGDISSGGSDFAAGTYKLDLDFPQQAAVGLAYRANENLTVSADLKWINWSDTMDKLSVTGPGGEFPMDPGWDDQTVYALGVSYGITERVTLRAGYNYAESPIGDSQAGNNLLLPAIVETHYTVGMNVLLNNHWELAWHYMEVPEKTLTDPTSGAKISLAEQSFGFNIGYRF; encoded by the coding sequence ATGAAACCTACCCGCAACTCCCTGCGCATCGCCGCACTGGCGACCGCTTTTGTCTTTGTCTCCTTGTCCGCCCATGCCACCAATGGTTATCAGCTGATCGGCATCGGTAGTTATCAGAAGAGTCTCGGCGGCGCCGTGACCGCCAATCCCGGCAGCGCGATGACCGCCGTTTCCAACCCGGCCGGCATGGCCCGCGTCGGTGCCCGGGCTGACTTCTCCATGGAAGCGTTCATGCCGGATCGTCCGGTCGACTTCACCGCCTCGGGCGGGAACGTGGCCGACAGTGCCGTCGATATCTATGGTGTGCCGGCCATCGGCTGGACGGCCCCGACCTCCGAGGGCAGCGAGGTCTATTTCGGTGGCGGGATGTACGGCACCTCCGGGATGGGCGTGGATTATGCGCCGACCACCACCATGCCAGGTCAGGACTGGGACGGTTACAGCAATGTTTCCTTCTGGCAGATGGCCCCCGGCTTTGCCTGGAACGTGAACGAGCGCTACAGCGTGGGCGTGACTCTGAACCTGGATTATCAATCGATAGCATTCAAGCAGCGAGACTCATTCCGGAATATCAACTTTGATCTGGCACGCGGCGCCAGCGGCTTTGGTCTCGGTTTCGGACTCGGGCTGCTGTACGATGTGAACGACCAGCTGACTGTGGGCTTTAATTATAAATCCAAGCAGCATTTCAGTCCGATGGAATATCAGCTGGCCGAAGGTGACATCAGTAGCGGGGGCAGTGACTTTGCAGCCGGAACGTACAAGCTGGATCTCGACTTTCCGCAGCAGGCAGCCGTCGGTCTGGCGTATCGCGCCAATGAGAATCTGACTGTTTCGGCGGATCTCAAGTGGATTAACTGGTCGGATACCATGGACAAGCTGTCGGTTACCGGCCCGGGCGGTGAATTTCCGATGGACCCGGGCTGGGACGATCAGACGGTCTATGCCCTGGGTGTCTCCTACGGAATCACTGAGCGGGTGACCCTGCGTGCCGGGTATAACTATGCCGAGTCGCCGATTGGCGATAGCCAGGCGGGGAATAATCTGTTGCTGCCGGCGATCGTCGAAACGCACTATACAGTCGGTATGAACGTATTGCTGAATAACCACTGGGAGCTGGCCTGGCACTACATGGAAGTTCCGGAGAAAACGCTGACCGATCCCACCAGCGGAGCGAAGATCAGTCTTGCCGAACAATCCTTTGGATTCAATATCGGTTACCGATTCTGA
- a CDS encoding MFS transporter, with product MNSGAPNRFWLLGGLTLFALLLLQEQPPSHGHSRLGKLLRALPQNRRLFLSYIFTFVDRLTVGFIVSTLSLYLSSVIGLGAAMIGLVMALFLVPFSLLTYPAGLLSQRWNPMLMMLGGSTAYGVMLTAIGFAPGNAIPWLMFAGGITASVMYAPSLVLVAELSRPQHRALAMSGFNFAGSLGFVLGPLCGGALLAWFSQTSLPAYPMAFLVIGGLEVFCALLFLPLALRWSRTGRQAPGSG from the coding sequence GTGAACAGTGGGGCGCCGAACAGGTTCTGGTTGCTGGGCGGATTGACTCTTTTTGCCTTGCTGTTGTTACAGGAACAGCCGCCATCACACGGACATAGCCGGCTGGGGAAGCTGCTGCGAGCCTTGCCGCAAAATCGTCGCCTCTTTTTATCCTATATTTTCACTTTTGTGGATCGACTCACCGTGGGCTTTATCGTCTCCACCCTGTCGCTCTATCTGAGCAGTGTTATCGGGCTGGGCGCGGCGATGATCGGCCTCGTTATGGCGCTGTTTCTGGTTCCCTTTTCCCTGCTGACTTACCCGGCCGGATTGCTGTCGCAGCGCTGGAATCCCATGCTGATGATGCTGGGGGGCAGCACGGCCTACGGCGTCATGCTCACGGCGATCGGTTTTGCCCCCGGTAACGCGATTCCCTGGCTGATGTTCGCCGGGGGGATTACCGCCTCCGTGATGTACGCACCGTCGCTGGTGCTGGTGGCTGAACTTTCCCGGCCACAACACCGGGCACTGGCGATGAGCGGTTTTAACTTCGCCGGGTCGCTCGGGTTCGTGCTGGGACCGCTTTGCGGCGGGGCGCTGCTGGCGTGGTTCAGCCAGACGTCATTGCCGGCCTATCCCATGGCGTTTCTGGTGATCGGCGGTCTGGAAGTCTTCTGTGCGCTCCTGTTTTTGCCACTGGCCCTGCGCTGGTCACGCACAGGGCGACAGGCTCCCGGGTCCGGTTGA
- a CDS encoding FkbM family methyltransferase yields MKLKNLIQILGFKGKPRHYRYKVTDYTVGNDIIHYAQWLHPGESTKKINTELVDSYKEYVGEGDFCIDIGAHSGDTALPMAIAAGKSGCVLALEPNPFVYHVLEKNARANTHVGKIDTIMAAASGEDTFIEFEYSDSGFCNGGRHEGISVLKHGHPFKQEVFCVNLEKELREDYADYLPRLKFIKVDTEGYDLYVLKAIESILGEFRPVIKAEIYKKTDEQYRINLLELFHKYGYVVRKITNEPLDTGAELTLNNLDVGKHYDVLASQP; encoded by the coding sequence ATGAAATTGAAGAACTTGATACAGATACTCGGTTTCAAAGGCAAGCCCAGGCATTACCGCTACAAAGTGACCGATTACACCGTCGGGAATGACATAATCCACTATGCACAATGGCTGCACCCCGGGGAATCTACCAAGAAAATCAATACCGAGCTGGTTGATTCCTATAAAGAATATGTTGGCGAAGGTGATTTTTGTATTGATATAGGCGCTCATTCCGGCGATACGGCTTTGCCTATGGCTATTGCCGCAGGGAAATCGGGTTGTGTTCTGGCGCTGGAGCCCAATCCTTTTGTTTATCATGTGCTGGAAAAAAATGCGCGTGCAAACACTCACGTAGGTAAAATCGATACCATCATGGCGGCAGCCTCTGGTGAAGATACATTTATTGAATTTGAGTATTCCGATTCGGGGTTCTGTAACGGCGGTCGTCATGAAGGAATATCTGTATTAAAACATGGCCACCCGTTCAAGCAGGAAGTGTTTTGTGTGAATCTCGAGAAAGAATTGCGAGAGGATTATGCTGACTATTTGCCGCGCCTTAAATTTATCAAGGTTGATACCGAAGGCTATGATCTGTATGTCCTCAAGGCAATCGAAAGCATTCTTGGCGAGTTTAGGCCGGTTATCAAGGCCGAAATTTACAAAAAAACAGACGAGCAATACCGGATAAACTTGCTGGAGCTTTTTCATAAATACGGGTATGTTGTTCGCAAGATTACCAATGAACCTCTGGATACTGGTGCCGAGTTGACCCTTAATAATCTGGATGTCGGTAAACACTATGATGTGTTAGCCTCGCAGCCCTGA
- a CDS encoding HDOD domain-containing protein, which translates to MADEKTVVRLLLSLDDLDGVGDVGLLDIARSARIEHLYKGEKLSADEHLDRHVYLIEGEVKLLSENKLMGQVSEGTKRAKLSLFRVHTHGLYALSIRDSILLSLDESTYKNYVAQKNEKRDNGIQVEEYIQDDEDSSLIREVDKAFSHKEVDLPSLPEIARRIYKGLDEDDLSVDTVVELLQGDPVIAARVVQVANSSLYGAANIKNIRGAVNLIGFNSIYTIVMSVVLRDLYVPSSDSIRKRMRRFYFHSIRVGAIAHALCDKLDGFDSDYAFLAGLLHDIGVLPLLIQADKREAFETNQSLLETMLQELAPSVGKRLLDRWGFDSELIMVASECENWNRVPASPDYCDVIQVAQLHCALLGGVKLDSPPLNQLPAFERLGLDKIDPLQVVRQAKGEVNELIGLLA; encoded by the coding sequence ATGGCGGATGAAAAAACCGTTGTCAGGCTTTTGCTTTCCCTGGATGATCTTGATGGTGTCGGGGATGTGGGGCTGCTTGACATTGCACGCAGCGCCAGGATCGAACATCTGTATAAAGGCGAAAAACTGTCGGCTGATGAACACCTGGATCGACATGTTTATCTGATCGAGGGTGAAGTCAAACTATTGTCAGAAAACAAGCTGATGGGGCAGGTAAGTGAAGGAACGAAGCGGGCGAAATTATCTCTGTTCCGGGTCCACACTCATGGTCTCTATGCCTTATCTATCCGTGATTCGATACTGTTATCGCTGGACGAGAGTACCTATAAAAATTACGTGGCTCAAAAAAACGAGAAACGTGATAATGGCATCCAGGTTGAAGAATATATCCAGGATGATGAGGATTCGAGTCTTATACGCGAAGTTGATAAAGCGTTCAGTCACAAAGAAGTGGATCTGCCCAGTTTGCCGGAAATAGCCCGGCGAATTTACAAAGGGCTGGATGAAGACGACCTCTCTGTGGATACGGTAGTCGAGCTTTTACAGGGAGATCCTGTGATTGCGGCACGTGTTGTACAGGTTGCCAATAGTTCACTCTATGGGGCCGCTAACATAAAAAATATCCGTGGTGCCGTTAACCTAATCGGTTTTAATAGTATATATACTATTGTTATGAGTGTCGTGTTGCGCGATCTTTATGTGCCGAGTAGCGATAGTATCAGAAAACGGATGAGACGGTTTTATTTCCACAGCATTCGTGTCGGTGCCATAGCGCATGCCTTGTGTGATAAGTTGGATGGTTTTGATTCAGATTATGCCTTTCTCGCAGGCCTGTTACATGACATAGGTGTTTTACCGCTTTTGATTCAGGCTGATAAACGCGAAGCATTCGAAACCAATCAAAGCTTGCTGGAAACTATGCTTCAAGAGCTGGCCCCGTCCGTGGGAAAACGCCTGCTGGATCGCTGGGGATTTGATTCCGAATTGATCATGGTTGCAAGCGAATGTGAAAACTGGAATCGGGTACCGGCTTCTCCTGACTATTGTGATGTGATTCAGGTCGCCCAGTTACATTGCGCCTTGTTAGGAGGCGTTAAACTCGATTCTCCACCGCTTAATCAACTTCCCGCATTTGAGCGTCTGGGATTGGATAAAATCGACCCATTGCAAGTTGTCAGGCAAGCCAAAGGTGAAGTTAACGAGCTTATTGGCCTGCTGGCATGA
- a CDS encoding TusE/DsrC/DsvC family sulfur relay protein has product MTAAINTPMMPELDEDGLIVDPLQWTEETARVIAQELNVTPLTEDHWLVIYSLRDYFIKFGAAPAMNTVCHRLGKDKFWIHELFQSCLNAWRISGLPNPGEEAKSYLSDM; this is encoded by the coding sequence ATGACAGCTGCGATAAACACCCCCATGATGCCGGAGCTGGATGAAGACGGCCTGATTGTCGATCCACTGCAGTGGACGGAAGAGACCGCCAGGGTAATCGCCCAAGAGCTGAATGTTACCCCGCTAACCGAAGATCACTGGCTGGTGATTTACAGCCTGCGGGATTATTTCATAAAGTTCGGAGCAGCTCCGGCGATGAATACTGTATGTCATCGTCTTGGCAAGGATAAATTCTGGATTCACGAACTGTTTCAAAGTTGTCTTAATGCCTGGCGCATATCAGGGTTGCCCAATCCCGGTGAAGAAGCCAAGTCATACTTAAGTGATATGTAA
- a CDS encoding chalcone isomerase family protein, giving the protein MRKVTISMLMSILYLFSASIYALNAKGVEIPEVVTQDGSQQELVLNGTGVRGKFIFDIYVGALYLVKPSDDAIQIMSDSSPKRVMMHFLYNEISENKMHSAWREGFEDNLDDVEYAEIEEEIDKFNSAFGDTVKDDVVVIDFLPDSTTRVKINCSQKVIIESPGFQRALLSIWLGDSPIDSSLKSGLLGRQ; this is encoded by the coding sequence ATGAGAAAAGTAACCATAAGCATGTTGATGTCAATATTATATCTGTTTAGCGCTTCGATTTATGCGCTGAATGCCAAGGGTGTGGAAATTCCGGAGGTGGTTACACAGGACGGTTCACAGCAGGAACTGGTGCTGAATGGCACGGGGGTGCGTGGCAAGTTCATTTTTGATATCTATGTGGGAGCCTTGTATCTGGTGAAACCTTCTGACGACGCGATACAAATCATGTCGGATTCTTCACCAAAGCGTGTGATGATGCATTTTTTGTATAACGAAATAAGTGAGAATAAAATGCATTCTGCATGGCGAGAAGGGTTCGAGGATAATTTGGATGATGTGGAATACGCGGAGATTGAAGAGGAAATTGATAAATTTAATTCGGCTTTTGGCGATACAGTGAAAGATGATGTCGTGGTGATCGATTTTTTGCCCGACAGTACGACCCGGGTCAAAATTAACTGTTCGCAAAAGGTCATAATCGAAAGCCCCGGTTTTCAGCGTGCACTGTTATCTATCTGGCTGGGGGACTCACCAATTGATAGCAGCCTTAAAAGCGGGCTGCTGGGGCGGCAATAA
- a CDS encoding sirohydrochlorin chelatase, producing the protein MMMPVYLLVDNGSKQPDATLYLRCLAAQLSEHTGELIHPVSLQHADAIPAAELAGTPADVLQGFLRRQLEQDEREFVVLPLFFGVSRAITSFIPDEVARLKSEYPDLNVKVAPVTWPLPEGEPRLAQIVFEHIQQAREISGPDAQVVLVDHGSPTPKITEVRRNIARMLEQQHALGVEQAVMERREGKEYDFNGDLLANWLRDKAEQGLTRVIIAMLFFLPGRHAGPRGDVQEICDSVVKDYPRLNYTITPLISTHPLLLDILRDRLMATNQFVI; encoded by the coding sequence ATGATGATGCCGGTGTACTTGCTTGTCGATAATGGGTCCAAACAACCCGATGCCACATTATATTTGCGCTGCCTGGCTGCCCAGCTGAGCGAGCATACCGGTGAGTTGATCCATCCTGTATCTTTGCAGCATGCTGATGCGATCCCTGCTGCGGAGCTGGCTGGAACGCCAGCTGATGTACTCCAAGGTTTTCTGCGTAGACAATTGGAACAGGATGAGCGGGAGTTTGTGGTGCTGCCACTGTTTTTTGGGGTGAGTCGTGCGATTACTTCGTTCATTCCCGACGAGGTGGCCAGGCTGAAATCGGAATATCCGGATTTAAATGTCAAGGTGGCGCCGGTTACCTGGCCTTTGCCTGAAGGTGAACCGCGTCTGGCACAGATTGTCTTCGAGCATATTCAACAGGCCAGGGAAATAAGTGGACCGGATGCTCAGGTTGTGCTGGTAGATCACGGTTCACCAACCCCGAAGATTACCGAAGTTCGCCGTAATATTGCCCGGATGTTAGAGCAGCAGCATGCCCTGGGTGTGGAGCAGGCAGTAATGGAACGACGCGAGGGGAAGGAATATGATTTTAATGGTGATCTGTTAGCAAATTGGCTGCGGGATAAGGCCGAACAAGGTCTTACCCGTGTCATTATAGCAATGTTGTTCTTTCTCCCCGGCCGTCACGCCGGGCCACGAGGAGATGTACAAGAAATCTGCGACAGTGTGGTGAAAGATTATCCCCGGCTGAATTACACCATTACGCCTCTTATAAGCACGCATCCGTTGCTGCTGGATATTCTCCGAGATCGACTTATGGCCACGAACCAGTTTGTAATCTGA
- a CDS encoding DedA family protein: MTLESAIATYGYLAIMVGIFVEGEAIVLTAGFLAHQGLLKLPWVMTASVFGSILTYQFFFLLGRLKGRQVLNNRPGWQSRVQRIRKLLERHDTLIILGYRGLFGLRAITPFALGMTNISYLRFTLLDLIPATIWGIAVSWAGYVLGKGAEKLLDNVEDYQLWLAGAMIVVGLLVVGLYARHRMRSP; encoded by the coding sequence ATGACACTTGAATCGGCAATCGCCACCTACGGCTACCTGGCCATTATGGTCGGCATTTTTGTCGAGGGCGAGGCCATCGTCCTGACCGCGGGATTTCTCGCCCACCAGGGTTTACTGAAATTACCCTGGGTCATGACCGCCTCGGTATTCGGGTCGATTCTGACTTACCAGTTCTTTTTCCTGCTTGGCCGGCTAAAGGGTCGTCAGGTACTGAACAACCGACCGGGCTGGCAATCGCGAGTACAACGCATACGTAAACTGCTTGAGCGTCACGATACGCTCATTATTCTGGGATACCGGGGTCTGTTCGGTTTGCGCGCAATCACCCCCTTCGCGCTTGGCATGACCAATATCAGCTATCTGCGTTTTACCTTGCTGGATCTGATACCTGCAACGATCTGGGGGATAGCTGTGTCCTGGGCCGGCTATGTACTGGGCAAGGGGGCGGAAAAACTACTGGATAATGTGGAGGACTATCAGCTCTGGCTGGCTGGTGCCATGATTGTGGTTGGTCTGCTGGTCGTCGGCCTCTATGCACGCCACCGTATGCGTTCCCCATAA
- a CDS encoding EAL and HDOD domain-containing protein encodes MPGDNSEDSAAATPQNVYVGRQPIFDRKLNVYAYELLYRPQGQINNAGDKLDSEQATTTTIINTFMEIGLDRLVLNKLAAINLTEKFLLDESRIPFQPGSVILEILEDVEVTPKLVAAVTRLSESGYTIALDDYLYKPSHAPLLHLADIIKIDVQALSRDEIQKHVNVLKQYKVSLLAEKIETPKEFLFCSNLGFEYFQGYFLSRPQIISSESLPTNRLTIMNLLAVLHDPDSENEDLAEAINTDVTTSYKLLKMINSAAFNLPRKIESVQQGAMLLGRRKLSGWASMLALSQLDDRPTEILRTAMTRAKMCELLADAAGIKPADSFFTVGMFSALDLLMQRPLPKLLEPLPLSDEITSALLYHKGQLGEALSCVMAYEVADWANVQFSRLSTEDILIANIEAVTWSNMIIDTL; translated from the coding sequence ATGCCAGGCGATAATTCAGAAGACTCCGCTGCGGCGACACCACAAAATGTCTATGTCGGTCGCCAGCCAATTTTCGATCGAAAACTTAATGTCTATGCTTATGAGCTCCTGTATCGGCCTCAGGGACAGATAAACAATGCCGGCGACAAGCTGGATAGTGAGCAAGCGACAACTACCACGATTATCAATACGTTTATGGAAATCGGGCTTGACAGGCTGGTGCTGAATAAACTGGCCGCTATTAATTTAACGGAAAAATTTCTGCTTGATGAGAGTCGTATTCCCTTTCAGCCGGGAAGTGTTATTCTCGAGATTCTGGAAGATGTCGAGGTGACCCCGAAACTGGTTGCTGCAGTTACCCGGCTGTCGGAATCAGGCTATACCATTGCTCTGGATGATTATCTGTACAAGCCATCACATGCCCCGCTTCTGCACCTGGCGGATATTATCAAGATCGATGTTCAGGCGCTCTCGCGCGATGAGATTCAGAAACATGTAAATGTTCTGAAACAGTATAAGGTCAGTCTGCTGGCCGAGAAAATTGAAACCCCCAAGGAATTTTTATTCTGCTCGAATCTCGGCTTCGAGTATTTCCAGGGTTACTTTCTGAGCCGCCCCCAGATCATTTCTTCCGAGAGCCTGCCGACCAACCGGTTGACGATCATGAATCTGCTTGCAGTATTGCATGATCCCGATTCGGAAAACGAGGATCTGGCGGAGGCGATAAACACAGATGTGACCACCAGCTACAAGCTGCTGAAAATGATCAATTCGGCGGCTTTTAATTTGCCACGTAAAATCGAGTCAGTCCAGCAGGGTGCTATGCTGCTTGGTCGCCGCAAGCTCTCGGGCTGGGCATCGATGCTGGCACTCAGCCAGCTCGACGATCGTCCGACAGAGATACTGCGCACTGCCATGACCCGGGCCAAGATGTGCGAGCTGCTTGCCGATGCTGCCGGTATCAAACCTGCGGACAGTTTTTTTACAGTGGGAATGTTCTCCGCCCTGGACCTGCTGATGCAGAGACCATTGCCAAAATTACTGGAGCCTTTGCCACTTAGCGATGAAATTACCAGCGCCCTGCTTTACCACAAGGGGCAACTGGGTGAGGCGCTCAGTTGTGTCATGGCCTACGAAGTGGCGGACTGGGCGAACGTTCAATTTTCCCGACTGTCAACCGAGGATATTCTCATTGCCAATATCGAGGCAGTGACCTGGTCCAATATGATAATTGACACCTTATAG
- a CDS encoding thioredoxin family protein: MISAQAVLARVSRQLSPGLFLLLCIGCVSELSAQTNQISRFIDKPLEEPIVLPDWFKLSFLDLYDDIDEAVASGKDGLIVYFGQKHCPYCKAHLEINWGDPDIVKYTRERFDVIAIDVKGSRNITTVDGHVYEEKEFSVKHKTNFTPSLLFYNNQKEIVLKLQGYHPPYKFRAALEYVSDRHYEKESFSEYLSRAEMADNYGKEHLNQHESFMPEPYILNRSIIPANRPLAVFFEQPRCHACDVLHAGPLSNEVITNNLNKMDAVQLNTQSKTRLVTPDGLKTTSRQWADELELYYFPTIIFFDEEGKEIIRINSVVWLYRLKNVLEYVLSGAYQDYETYQLWRQHKGRQKAGFE; this comes from the coding sequence GTGATTAGCGCACAGGCAGTATTGGCACGCGTAAGCCGACAGCTCTCCCCGGGACTGTTTTTGCTGCTTTGTATCGGCTGTGTCAGCGAACTATCTGCGCAGACAAATCAAATCAGCCGTTTTATAGACAAACCTCTTGAAGAGCCTATTGTCCTTCCCGACTGGTTCAAGCTGAGCTTTCTGGACCTTTATGATGACATTGATGAAGCCGTGGCCAGTGGCAAGGACGGATTAATCGTTTATTTTGGCCAGAAACATTGCCCCTATTGCAAGGCACACCTCGAGATAAACTGGGGCGACCCGGATATTGTAAAATATACCCGGGAAAGATTTGATGTAATAGCCATCGACGTAAAAGGCTCTCGAAATATCACCACAGTCGATGGTCACGTCTACGAGGAAAAGGAATTTTCAGTAAAACATAAAACCAACTTCACACCATCTTTGCTTTTCTATAACAACCAAAAAGAAATCGTTCTTAAGCTGCAAGGCTATCATCCTCCGTACAAATTTCGCGCAGCACTGGAGTATGTCAGCGACAGACATTATGAAAAAGAATCATTTAGCGAGTATCTCTCCCGCGCAGAAATGGCGGACAATTATGGAAAGGAACATCTCAACCAGCATGAATCGTTCATGCCAGAACCTTACATTCTGAACAGAAGCATCATCCCTGCAAACAGACCACTGGCAGTCTTTTTCGAGCAACCCCGCTGCCATGCCTGCGATGTGCTGCATGCAGGCCCATTAAGCAATGAAGTCATAACGAATAATCTAAATAAGATGGATGCGGTTCAGCTAAATACGCAGTCTAAAACCAGGCTCGTGACGCCGGACGGACTAAAAACAACCTCCCGACAATGGGCCGACGAACTGGAGCTGTATTATTTCCCAACCATTATATTCTTCGATGAAGAGGGTAAGGAGATCATCCGTATCAATTCCGTGGTCTGGCTTTATCGTTTGAAAAACGTACTCGAGTACGTTTTGTCGGGCGCCTACCAGGATTATGAAACATACCAGTTATGGCGGCAGCACAAAGGGCGCCAGAAAGCGGGATTTGAATAA